A window of Panicum virgatum strain AP13 chromosome 8K, P.virgatum_v5, whole genome shotgun sequence contains these coding sequences:
- the LOC120644456 gene encoding indole-2-monooxygenase-like isoform X1, producing the protein MAAAAHMDLVYQFIDATTKLALAQRLLLFALPLVLLLHVASRSRRKQAKPLPPSPPRLPVLGHLLHVGARPPVSLRDLAARYDPGGGGLMLLRLGTVLSLVVSSPRAARAVLRTHDHAFASRPPSRIVDDLVYGSSNVGFAPYGEYWRRARKLVTVHLLTAKKVRSYRAARQEEAGLVVAKLREAAAASAAVDVGGAVNAFANDIICRAVCGKFFREEGRNRLFRELNHMTTVLVAGFNVEDYFPGLASFLGVFTRFMSNKVSQTHQRWDMLLEEIISDHERRRIADHWSGAGGGGGGGDDDDDEEEEETDFIDVMLSVQEEYGITRDHIKAILMDMFEAGTATSSLVLEFAMVELMRNPHLMAKLQDEVRRNTPKGQEMVKEENLASMAYLTAVVKETLRLHPPAPLLIPHQSMADCDIDGYTIPSGTRVIINAWAISRDPKSWEKAEEFMPERFMDGGSSADIDFKGKDFQFTPFGAGRRMCPGANFGLATINIMLANLMYCFDWMLPEGMEKEDIDMTEVFGLTVHRKEKLILVPKPPHDTFAHPMHT; encoded by the exons ATGGCGGCTGCAGCTCACATGGACTTAGTATACCAATTCATTGATGCGACGACGAAACTTGCTCTAGCGCAGAGGCTTCTGCTGTTCGCCCTCCCTctcgtgctgctgctgcacgtCGCCTCCCGAAGCCGCCGGAAGCAGGCGAAGCCTCtgccgccttcgcctccgagGCTGCCCGTCCTCGGCCACCTGCTCCACGtcggcgcccgcccgcccgtcTCCCTCCGCGACCTTGCCGCCAGATACGaccccggcggcggtggcctcatgctcctccgcctcggcacCGTGCTGAGCCTCGTCGTGTCCtccccgcgcgcggcgcgggcggtccTGCGCACGCACGACCATGCCTTCGCCTCGCGGCCACCGTCCAGGATCGTCGACGACCTCGTCTACGGGTCGTCCAACGTCGGCTTCGCCCCCTACGGAGAGTACTGGCGGCGGGCCAGGAAGCTCGTCACCGTGCACCTCCTCACCGCCAAAAAGGTGCGCTCCTACCGCGCCGCCCGCCAGGAGGAGGCGGGCCTGGTGGTGGCCAAGCTCCGGGAGGCAGCGGCCGCGAGCGCGGCGGtggacgtcggcggcgcggtGAACGCGTTCGCCAACGACATCATCTGCCGCGCCGTGTGCGGCAAGTTCTTCCGGGAGGAAGGCCGGAACAGGCTCTTCCGGGAGCTGAATCACATGACCACCGTCCTGGTCGCAGGATTCAACGTGGAGGACTACTTCCCAGGGCTCGCGAGTTTTCTGGGTGTGTTCACCAGGTTTATGAGCAACAAAGTGAGCCAGACGCACCAGAGATGGGACATGTTGCTTGAGGAGATAATAAGCGACCACGAGAGGCGAAGAATCGCTGATCATTGGAGCGGcgcaggtggtggtggtggtggtggtgatgatgatgatgatgaagaagaagaagagactgACTTCATCGATGTGATGCTCTCCGTTCAGGAGGAGTATGGTATCACAAGAGATCATATCAAGGCCATCTTGATG GACATGTTCGAGGCGGGCACGGCCACATCATCTTTGGTTCTGGAATTCGCCATGGTCGAGCTCATGCGCAACCCTCATCTCATGGCCAAGCTGCAAGATGAGGTGAGGAGGAACACACCAAAGGGACAAGAAATGGTGAAGGAAGAGAACCTTGCTAGCATGGCCTATCTAACAGCCGTCGTGAAGGAGACACTAAGGTTACACCCACCCGCTCCGCTCCTCATACCTCACCAATCCATGGCTGACTGCGACATCGATGGCTACACAATCCCCAGTGGAACTAGGGTCATCATCAACGCATGGGCTATTTCGAGAGATCCAAAGTCGTGGGAGAAGGCGGAGGAGTTTATGCCTGAGAGGTTCATGGATGGTGGGAGCTCTGCGGACATTGACTTCAAGGGGAAAGACTTTCAGTTTACACCATTCGGGGCTGGCCGGAGGATGTGCCCGGGCGCCAACTTTGGGTTGGCCACTATCAATATCATGCTGGCGAACCTCATGTATTGTTTTGACTGGATGTTACCGGAGGGCATGGAGAAGGAGGATATTGATATGACAGAGGTGTTTGGATTGACAGTCCATCGTAAGGAGAAGCTCATCCTTGTTCCCAAACCACCACATGATACTTTTGCTCACCCCATGCATACCTAA
- the LOC120644456 gene encoding indole-2-monooxygenase-like isoform X2, whose translation MAAAAHMDLVYQFIDATTKLALAQRLLLFALPLVLLLHVASRSRRKQAKPLPPSPPRLPVLGHLLHVGARPPVSLRDLAARYDPGGGGLMLLRLGTVLSLVVSSPRAARAVLRTHDHAFASRPPSRIVDDLVYGSSNVGFAPYGEYWRRARKLVTVHLLTAKKVRSYRAARQEEAGLVVAKLREAAAASAAVDVGGAVNAFANDIICRAVCGKFFREEGRNRLFRELNHMTTVLVAGFNVEDYFPGLASFLGVFTRFMSNKVSQTHQRWDMLLEEIISDHERRRIADHWSGAGGGGGGGDDDDDEEEEETDFIDVMLSVQEEYGITRDHIKAILMDMFEAGTATSSLVLEFAMVELMRNPHLMAKLQDEVRRNTPKGQEMVKEENLASMAYLTAVVKETLSGTRVIINAWAISRDPKSWEKAEEFMPERFMDGGSSADIDFKGKDFQFTPFGAGRRMCPGANFGLATINIMLANLMYCFDWMLPEGMEKEDIDMTEVFGLTVHRKEKLILVPKPPHDTFAHPMHT comes from the exons ATGGCGGCTGCAGCTCACATGGACTTAGTATACCAATTCATTGATGCGACGACGAAACTTGCTCTAGCGCAGAGGCTTCTGCTGTTCGCCCTCCCTctcgtgctgctgctgcacgtCGCCTCCCGAAGCCGCCGGAAGCAGGCGAAGCCTCtgccgccttcgcctccgagGCTGCCCGTCCTCGGCCACCTGCTCCACGtcggcgcccgcccgcccgtcTCCCTCCGCGACCTTGCCGCCAGATACGaccccggcggcggtggcctcatgctcctccgcctcggcacCGTGCTGAGCCTCGTCGTGTCCtccccgcgcgcggcgcgggcggtccTGCGCACGCACGACCATGCCTTCGCCTCGCGGCCACCGTCCAGGATCGTCGACGACCTCGTCTACGGGTCGTCCAACGTCGGCTTCGCCCCCTACGGAGAGTACTGGCGGCGGGCCAGGAAGCTCGTCACCGTGCACCTCCTCACCGCCAAAAAGGTGCGCTCCTACCGCGCCGCCCGCCAGGAGGAGGCGGGCCTGGTGGTGGCCAAGCTCCGGGAGGCAGCGGCCGCGAGCGCGGCGGtggacgtcggcggcgcggtGAACGCGTTCGCCAACGACATCATCTGCCGCGCCGTGTGCGGCAAGTTCTTCCGGGAGGAAGGCCGGAACAGGCTCTTCCGGGAGCTGAATCACATGACCACCGTCCTGGTCGCAGGATTCAACGTGGAGGACTACTTCCCAGGGCTCGCGAGTTTTCTGGGTGTGTTCACCAGGTTTATGAGCAACAAAGTGAGCCAGACGCACCAGAGATGGGACATGTTGCTTGAGGAGATAATAAGCGACCACGAGAGGCGAAGAATCGCTGATCATTGGAGCGGcgcaggtggtggtggtggtggtggtgatgatgatgatgatgaagaagaagaagagactgACTTCATCGATGTGATGCTCTCCGTTCAGGAGGAGTATGGTATCACAAGAGATCATATCAAGGCCATCTTGATG GACATGTTCGAGGCGGGCACGGCCACATCATCTTTGGTTCTGGAATTCGCCATGGTCGAGCTCATGCGCAACCCTCATCTCATGGCCAAGCTGCAAGATGAGGTGAGGAGGAACACACCAAAGGGACAAGAAATGGTGAAGGAAGAGAACCTTGCTAGCATGGCCTATCTAACAGCCGTCGTGAAGGAGACACTAAG TGGAACTAGGGTCATCATCAACGCATGGGCTATTTCGAGAGATCCAAAGTCGTGGGAGAAGGCGGAGGAGTTTATGCCTGAGAGGTTCATGGATGGTGGGAGCTCTGCGGACATTGACTTCAAGGGGAAAGACTTTCAGTTTACACCATTCGGGGCTGGCCGGAGGATGTGCCCGGGCGCCAACTTTGGGTTGGCCACTATCAATATCATGCTGGCGAACCTCATGTATTGTTTTGACTGGATGTTACCGGAGGGCATGGAGAAGGAGGATATTGATATGACAGAGGTGTTTGGATTGACAGTCCATCGTAAGGAGAAGCTCATCCTTGTTCCCAAACCACCACATGATACTTTTGCTCACCCCATGCATACCTAA